The Phycodurus eques isolate BA_2022a chromosome 8, UOR_Pequ_1.1, whole genome shotgun sequence nucleotide sequence CtgttttattgccactctcagttgacgtttaaacattaaacaaagacaattacatgtTTATTTCACTAAAGCACATTACTGAAGAAACTCGACTAGCTTAATGTTAGcacacaatgtaaaatgccATATATGGGCTAACGAAACCAGCACAGATGCTAATCTGTGGTCATCATAAACCATTATCTaaatgatatttgaacacaaaaggtgcAGCAACACCTGTAGAAAGACAATTTAAGCAATACTCACTAgcttatattttttattcaatgtgaaaaattaataatattactgcagtttacggaaggagcacaatgtcaatgggcattgaagcatgaaatcatgatgcacaaaatgtttcattcttAACAATCTATTTAACCgcattattactgtatgtttttataaagcatAATTCTGCAGAGTGCTCTTATTCTtaataatcatatttttaaaaaaaacaggttacaaatgatttaattgttgtttttttcgtgGGGCTGcaacagatgaatggcatttccattcatttcattggggaaatgatttgagtttgaatgctttgagttatgagcgtggtcacggaccCAAGTAAAcgcgtaagtcaaggcaccactatatctCAAAGAAAGTGCGAACACCtctcacatttttcaaaatattttatgaaataattttaaagtGACAACACTGGAGAAACGACAGCAAATTGAACACGCCTGCTCCCCATTCACACCCGAGTGTTGTAACACTAACGACTCAAATGACACCGGGGAAGGAAAACAGCTAACTGGGCCCAGTTCAGACTTTTTCACtcaggggtgtactcactttcgTTGCCAGTGGTTTAGATAGATTAATTAATTAGATTAACAGCTGTGTCTTGAATTATTTTGATCTTTACATTGTAGCAAAGTGGCATTTCATCAGTGctgtcccatgaaaagatatgatcaaatatttacaacaaaaaaatgtgagagGTGTACTAACTTTTATGAGAGACGGCGAGACTTTGTGAGAATGTTAAAAGGACAAACCTGACAAATGGGATGTACGAAAGGCTGTACCTGTAAACAAATCCCCATTTTATGTCCAACATTGTCCATGAATGCGCAACGATGATGATTTTTGAGAATGACGACGAACTCACCAGGCGAACGACAACACTTGCAGGATGACGAAAAACAACGCCAGACCAAAATTTTTCCACTGGAAACAAAAGGATGCAATTCCGGGCAAGTTGACTTGAACTAAATGTTTTGCAAGAGAAATGACGAGCCAATAAGTCACTCACCCAGAAAACGGCGCACAGCGTCAACACGAGACAAGTCTGCAATAAGAGTATGGAAATTGCATTTACATAAGCATTACACAATTAACGTTATATTAATATAGTGGATTGTTAGTGGTTTTCATATTTTCTGCTGATCATACTGCCATTTGTAAGACGGTTGTGgtgctgtggtttctttgttttatgtcaataaaaatacaggTATTGAACACAAAAGATTACTCATAATCGGTTATtattatgaagaaaaataatgagTGCAATATAActtacaaataattaaaataaaaatcaaatttaaaaaaaaacaaatttaaatgtattttacaaatttaaactagtatattttacttattttcataatcatcattactatatataatattatacatCATTACTGTTActatcatttcattttcatgatttcattttttttcatcttactagaacatctgaacttttttTGGACAGTTCAGTGgcaatttatccatccatccatccattttctggaccgcttctcctcactagggtcgggggtgctggagcctatcccagctatctttgggcgggaggcggggtgcaccccgaaccggtcgccagccaatcgcagggcacaccgaaacaaacaaccattcgcactcacattcgcacctactaTTAATCTGGCCTGTTAAGAAAAGCCTaccagaacatctgaacttggTTTAAGTTCAtcagaagcactttaaatggtgacagtttgactcgTATTTAATACGAGGTTGAATgcgattggttcattctgaacacagtcacatctccaattataagagggtgtgcacatttgtgcaaccacattctctattttttaattcccctctcaaaaagtcAATTGAGTTATATGGGTTATAGGTTGCATTAAtcttggaaaaacattttgaaaggatttatctttcgtcccattttttttttttttttttatgcagttaTCACAAATACGGTACCTGACATTTGAattaggggtgtgtagactttttatatccaccgcATTTAAATCTATTACTATGACTGTTTGCCTATTTGTTAACATTTGATGGTATAACAGCAGTCAAAACTAAAAGTTGTGCGCTCTTGTTGTCGTGCATGCGCTCACGATCATGATGGTGGTGGCCAGCGCTCTGGTCTTGTCACACATCCTCTTCAGCTGCTTCATGGGGCCCAGCAGGAACATGGTGCTGTGTGGCACAAAGGATCACAGGAATACCGCATAGTGAATATAAAaactctacacacccctgttcaaatgccacgtTCTTGTGATAGGggggaggggaggaaaaaaaaaaaaaaaacggttgaaagagggtgtgcgcacttgtgcaatCACGTTATCTCagtttttaatatttagttcccttctcaaaaaaaaaaaaatatgtatgtatattatatattgagTTGTACACAttaaaggtcacattaatggaggaaaagattttgaaatgatttatctttgtcttctttttttattgcacaaaaacctggcatttgaacaagcttttttttttttttaatccattctaTGACAACTGTACGTAAATGAATGATGACTAAATATGATCGCACACACTGACCTGCACAAAGCACAAATGTTGCCAAACGTGTAAAAGACGATGAAGAGGATGAGGCCGATCCTGGGGAGGAAAAGTAAACAAACGCCCTGCAAACAcataaaatgcaactttatttttaaagcagCATAAATAATATGGTTTTTGGTACATAATTTGGTggatttttgcaaatgatggCAATTTTGACTTTAAATAGTTTATAACGTCTTGGTCCATTATAcagaaagatgtttttttttttttttttatgctaagCCTACACTTAGTCACTTGAAAATCATGTAAAGCTGATAATCGTAATCCTAAAAATTGAAACTTTATTCATATGTATATTGTAATGTACAATTTTGCATTTGAcgttaatacattttaaataaaaaactaaaaacaatcatACTTTTAAATGAATTTGTAATTAAATACCTTTATATAAAATCACAAACATAATCCTTGCCCTGTGGTGATCAATAAAGTTGTCTGAAACTGGATATAACAAACATAATCTTAtcacatattattatttattttcaatgtatttaaatgaacactaaatagacattttttaattaaaattaaacaggtaaacacaaagaataaaattagaaaaaaaattatccaatAAAATTATAATGTTTGCATAATATAATACCATTATAAttgtataataaaatattaaagttACATTCCAAATTAAATACTGATTTAACACAAACACTTTAaataattgaatacaaatattttaaaaaaaaacgtttttttaattcataaacacattccaataaagttagtaaaactaaaatgaatgtATAATGCACAGAACCTCAGCGACATTCCTGAGAGCGAGACAAACCAGTAAAACGGCAACAAGCACGCAGCTTTGCAACACACAAGCTAAAATGTTCGTTTATATGCGAGCCTTACGAGGATGGCGCACACTCCGCCGACCACAAAACAGGCGATGAATCCTTTCACGCGTGTCCCCCAGCCCAGGGTGGACGCCTCGTTCACGGTCTACGAACACAATCCAGTTAATTGACAATTAAACCCACATGAAGGACAAATAAATCGTCTTTTGCTCACCTCTAAAACTGTTCTGTCATCTCTGCGCGTCTCCTCGCCGCTTAAAACCGACTTGAGTTTATCCATGTAGCCAATACTGTAGTTTActtcttttataaaaaaaaaaaaaaaaaatacaagtaattaaaaaaaaaaaaaaaaaaaaaaaagggaaataaatGTTGGAGTATTTCCTCGTGCAGCTCGGTGTTGCCGACCTGAGCGGCTGGATGACGTCACCACCCGCTCACCTGAGATCGAGGGAGTGAGAGAAGAGTTCTCACTCTTGACAAGAAACCTAACACCGCGCCTTGTCGTTGTCATGGCAACCCCAGAGACGCTTGACTCAGCATTTTAAACCACCCGCCACAATATTGTCAggtacacagtatatatatatatatatacatatatatatatatatgtatatacatacacacacacacagtggtgtgtgtgtgtatacatacacacacacagtggtgccttaagataggAGTTTAATATGTTTAATAACCACACTCGCTattcaaaacactcgtatctcaaattctttttatttttatgatgaaaTAATATCGCacgcccgcctgtgtggagtttgcatgttctccccatgcctgcgtgggttttctccgggaactccggtttcctaccacatcccaaaaagttcgaccagttcagggtgtaccccgcctctcgcccgaagatagccgggataggctccagcacacccgcgacccgcgtgTGGATaaaacggtacggaaaatggatggattatgaaaTGAATGATAGCACTCTAATAAActgtactttacaaaaacaacattaatgTCCTCATGAAATAGAATTTTACATCGAGTTTAATAgagttttgccacattttttgcttcaattcaatgggccttgtgctgctcattctggtgtgcataccttggccaccgggggggcAATATAATACAAACATATACAGATGGATATAAACGGAGACACAAGTCataactcctcagtaagctgcagtaattttTGCCATTctttgtagaggataaagatAACCTgtccgttgcttaaaggattataacaatgcaacattgatgctagtttttTTTAGCCCCTCTAATCCGTTTTCTATTGTGTGGTAGCATTAGGCTAAACAGCCTGTTCTTCGCCAAAGTTGTGTGGTTATTTCAAACACACAAGGTATAATTATCTTCTTATCTTCTgttgacagtaaacttccactgggagtggcaataaatcGCTAgaaacttattttttaaaaaaatatttattcactATTTGTCAAACTactttttgctcgcaagtcaaagcaaaaactccaCCGAAACTCCTAAATTGGATCactcgtatcttaaggcaccactgtactaatTTCTGATTGACACTATTGGCTGTTATTCACTGTGcagtgtaataaaaaaaaataaaactagtataaagtaaaactactccgAGCTCGCATCAGGCGGTAACAGGGTATGTTTGCAAGAGCAATACTGTCACCTAGTGGGCTTTTTTAGGCATTGCTGCATTTAATAGGTTTTGGCTCATGTAAAAccagaagtaaaataaaacaaaactgcacACCCTTTGAGGACATCAAACAACAAACACCATTTAACAGGAAGGACGTTACTGTCACTTCGTGGCCTTTTATAGGTACTGCTGCAATTACGATGTGTTGTGTTtagtcaaagaagaaaaaataaacaaacaaaaaataactcaCAGCTGACACGTAACAGAGGGTGAATGTTTGCAAGCGTAATAGACACAGTACAAACAGTACAACTACACAGCAGCATGGTTGtgaagtggttagcacatctccctcacggTCGAGAGGTTACAGGTTCAAATCTAGCCTGAggtccttcctgtgtggactttgcacgtTCCCTTCGTAAAcgcctgggttttctctgggtactccggcttgctcccacattccaaaagcatgcatgtccCACAATTCACGATACACTTGCTTTTTTCCTAATTCGTTTCGTTTCACGGCAATATTATCTAAACAGGATCTGCTCTCGACAAATCACGCACCGAAACACCGAACTTCTAGAGGAGGCGTT carries:
- the sft2d2a gene encoding SFT2 domain containing 2a isoform X1, which encodes MDKLKSVLSGEETRRDDRTVLETVNEASTLGWGTRVKGFIACFVVGGVCAILGVCLLFLPRIGLILFIVFYTFGNICALCSTMFLLGPMKQLKRMCDKTRALATTIMITCLVLTLCAVFWWKNFGLALFFVILQVLSFAWYSLSYIPFVRFVLLTFSQSLAVSHKS
- the sft2d2a gene encoding SFT2 domain containing 2a isoform X2, whose amino-acid sequence is MDKLKSVLSGEETRRDDRTVLETVNEASTLGWGTRVKGFIACFVVGGVCAILGVCLLFLPRIGLILFIVFYTFGNICALCSTMFLLGPMKQLKRMCDKTRALATTIMITCLVLTLCAVFWWKNFGLALFFVILQVLSFAWYSLSYIPFVRDAILRLVAMCMK